The Xenopus tropicalis strain Nigerian chromosome 2, UCB_Xtro_10.0, whole genome shotgun sequence genome window below encodes:
- the gpr183.2 gene encoding G-protein coupled receptor 183 — protein MAYTTSIIPLTQNYSNASTCDLYSHSNTARIAMPLFYSFVLLFGLFGNLLALLVIHQNRRKLNSTTLYSTNLVISDILFATALPTRITYYALGFHWPFGEPLCRITSLFFYINTYAGVNFMTCLSVDRFFAVVHPHRYNKMRREKYAKLICVFVWVIVFSQTFPLLLQTMSRTELNGKVSCMEYPNFETIPNLPFMLLGACFIGYIIPLGIILVCYTKISTKLCQITKENRLSEKSGTNKKAINTIILIIAVFLICFTPYHISIIQHMIKKLTYTPTCSEQQHFQICLHITVCLMNLNSCLDPFIYFFACKGYNRKIMKILKRQASISSSSATRPAAEESSRDLAETQLMVQTNHSIKHN, from the coding sequence ATGGCTTACACTACGTCAATAATTCCACTGACACAAAATTATTCCAATGCAAGCACGTGTGACTTATACAGTCATAGCAACACAGCACGGATTGCCATGCCACTGTTTTATAGCTTTGTTTTGTTGTTTGGACTGTTCGGTAATCTTTTGGCTTTACTGGTAATACACCAAAATAGAAGAAAGTTGAACTCGACCACTCTGTACTCCACAAACCTTGTCATTTCGGACATTCTTTTTGCTACTGCTTTACCAACGAGAATAACCTACTACGCTCTAGGATTTCACTGGCCTTTTGGGGAGCCACTCTGCAGAATCAcctctttgtttttttatattaatacctATGCAGGAGTAAATTTCATGACATGTTTGAGTGTAGATCGCTTCTTTGCAGTGGTGCATCCACATCGCTACAACAAGATGAGAAGAGAAAAGTATGCAAAGCTCATCTGTGTTTTTGTTTGGGTAATTGTATTTTCCCAAACCTTTCCACTTCTTTTACAGACAATGTCACGAACCGAATTAAATGGAAAAGTTTCATGCATGGAATACCCAAATTTTGAAACTATACCAAATCTGCCATTTATGCTTCTTGGTGCATGCTTTATTGGATACATTATTCCGCTAGGAATAATTTTGGTTTGCTATACCAAAATAAGCACGAAACTATGCCAGATCACAAAGGAAAACCGTTTGTCTGAAAAGTCGGGAACAAACAAGAAAGCTATCAATACAATCATTTTAATTATTGCTGtgtttttaatttgctttacCCCATATCATATATCCATCATCCAACATATGATCAAGAAACTGACATACACGCCAACCTGCAGTGAGCAGCAACATTTTCAGATCTGCCTTCACATTACTGTGTGTTTAATGAATTTAAACAGTTGTTTGGAtccatttatttactttttcGCATGCAAAGGATACAAcagaaaaatcatgaaaatattGAAACGTCAAGCAAGCATATCTTCATCCAGTGCCACAAGACCAGCTGCTGAGGAAAGCTCGCGTGATCTGGCTGAAACTCAGTTGATGGTTCAAACAAACCATTCCATTAAACATAACTAA